The following proteins are encoded in a genomic region of Alistipes shahii WAL 8301:
- a CDS encoding V-type ATP synthase subunit A — protein MKTTGRVNGIISNIVIVKADGPVGQNEICYVWTGDTKMMAEVIKVIGDAAYVQVFDSTRGLKIGDRVEFEGHMLEVTLAPGLLSRNYDGLQNDLEKMDGLFIARGSITDPVDYDVEWEFSPLAKVGDKVTAASWLGEVKEQWVMHKIMVPFTMTDCYTVKSVAEVGKYKITDTMAVLTDAEGRDHEVTMVQKWPVKQAVRCYTEKPRPSRIMETGVRPIDTFNPMAEGGTGFIPGPFGAGKTVLQHAISKQADADVIIMVACGERANEVVEIFKEFPELIDPHTGHTLMERTIIICNTSNMPVAAREASVYTGMTIGEYYRSMGLKVLVMADSTSRWAQALREMSNRLEELPGQDAFPMDLSAIISNFYSRAGLVKLVGGQTGSVTFLGTVSPAGGNLKEPVTESTKKAARCFYALSQGRADSKRYPAIDPLESYSKYLEYPEIREYLDEHIEKDWVDLVYAGKTIVQRGKEANDQINILGDDGVPVEYHERFWKSELIDFVILQQDAFDDIDANCPMERQQMMYKMVLGICNQEFAFADFEACSQFFKGLINLFRQMNYSEWKSEKFEGYRKQIEQYVSEQSK, from the coding sequence CGACGGACCCGTGGGTCAGAACGAGATCTGCTATGTCTGGACGGGCGATACCAAAATGATGGCCGAGGTCATCAAGGTCATAGGCGACGCGGCCTATGTCCAGGTTTTTGACAGCACCCGCGGTCTGAAGATCGGCGACCGGGTCGAATTCGAGGGTCACATGCTCGAAGTCACGCTGGCTCCGGGCCTTTTGTCGCGCAACTACGACGGTCTTCAGAACGACCTCGAAAAGATGGACGGTCTGTTCATCGCCCGCGGTTCGATCACCGATCCGGTCGACTACGATGTCGAGTGGGAATTTTCGCCGCTGGCCAAGGTCGGCGACAAGGTCACGGCGGCGTCGTGGCTGGGCGAGGTGAAGGAGCAGTGGGTGATGCACAAGATCATGGTTCCCTTCACGATGACGGACTGCTATACGGTTAAGAGCGTCGCCGAGGTGGGCAAATACAAGATCACCGACACGATGGCAGTCCTGACCGACGCCGAAGGCCGCGACCACGAGGTGACGATGGTGCAGAAATGGCCCGTGAAGCAGGCCGTGCGCTGCTATACGGAGAAACCCCGCCCGTCGCGCATCATGGAGACCGGCGTGCGTCCGATCGACACCTTCAACCCGATGGCCGAGGGCGGTACGGGCTTTATCCCGGGGCCTTTCGGCGCGGGCAAGACCGTGCTCCAGCACGCTATTTCGAAGCAGGCCGACGCCGACGTGATCATCATGGTGGCGTGCGGCGAGCGCGCCAACGAGGTGGTCGAAATCTTCAAGGAGTTCCCCGAGCTGATCGACCCGCATACGGGCCATACGCTCATGGAGCGCACAATCATCATCTGCAACACGTCGAACATGCCCGTCGCCGCGCGTGAGGCGTCGGTCTATACGGGTATGACCATCGGCGAATACTACCGCTCGATGGGCCTCAAGGTGCTCGTGATGGCCGACTCGACGTCGCGCTGGGCGCAGGCGCTGCGCGAGATGTCGAACCGTCTGGAGGAGCTTCCCGGCCAGGACGCCTTCCCGATGGACCTTTCGGCGATCATCTCGAACTTCTACTCGCGTGCGGGACTGGTGAAACTCGTCGGCGGCCAGACCGGATCGGTGACGTTCCTCGGCACGGTGTCGCCTGCGGGCGGCAACCTCAAGGAGCCGGTGACCGAATCGACGAAGAAGGCCGCGCGTTGTTTCTACGCCCTTTCGCAGGGCCGCGCCGACTCGAAGCGCTATCCGGCCATCGACCCGCTGGAGTCCTACTCGAAATACCTCGAATACCCCGAAATCCGCGAATACCTCGACGAGCACATCGAGAAGGACTGGGTGGACCTGGTCTACGCGGGCAAGACCATCGTGCAGCGCGGCAAGGAGGCCAACGACCAGATCAACATTCTGGGCGACGACGGCGTGCCGGTGGAGTACCACGAACGGTTCTGGAAATCGGAGCTGATCGACTTCGTCATCCTGCAACAGGACGCCTTCGATGACATCGACGCCAACTGCCCGATGGAACGCCAGCAGATGATGTACAAGATGGTGTTGGGCATCTGCAACCAGGAATTTGCGTTCGCCGATTTCGAGGCCTGCTCGCAGTTCTTCAAGGGGCTGATCAACCTCTTCCGCCAGATGAACTATTCGGAGTGGAAGTCGGAGAAGTTCGAGGGTTACCGGAAGCAGATCGAGCAGTATGTGAGTGAACAATCCAAATAA
- a CDS encoding V-type ATP synthase subunit B: MTTRAFQKIYTKIDNITKATVTLRATGVGNDELATVGGKLAQVVKIMGENVTLQIFAGTEGLSTDSEVVFHGEPPKLRVSDNLAGRFFNAYGEPLEGGEIIEGEAREIGGPTVNPFRRIQPSELIATGIAGIDLNNTIVTGQKIPFFADPDQPYNAVMANVALRAKADKIILGGMGLTNDDFLYFKSVFENAGALDRIVSFVNTTENPPVERLLVPDMALTAAEYFAVDKGEKVLVLLTDMTLYADALAIVSNRMDQIPSKDSMPGSLYSDLAKIYEKAVQLPNGGSITIIAVTTLSGGDITHAIPDNTGYITEGQLFLRNDSDTGKVIVDPFRSLSRLKQLVIGKKTREDHPQVMNACVRLYADAANAKTKLENGFDLSDYDERTLKFAFDYSEKLLAIDINIEINQMLDTAWGLFAKYFTREEVAIKEELIQKYWKEA; this comes from the coding sequence ATGACAACACGAGCATTTCAGAAGATATATACCAAGATTGACAACATCACCAAGGCTACCGTGACGCTCCGCGCCACGGGCGTCGGCAACGACGAACTGGCCACCGTCGGCGGCAAGCTGGCGCAGGTGGTGAAGATTATGGGCGAGAACGTCACGTTGCAGATTTTCGCCGGAACCGAGGGCCTGTCCACCGACTCCGAGGTCGTCTTCCACGGCGAGCCTCCCAAGCTGCGCGTTTCGGACAACCTCGCGGGGCGTTTCTTCAACGCCTACGGCGAACCGCTCGAGGGCGGCGAGATCATCGAGGGCGAGGCCCGCGAGATCGGCGGTCCGACGGTGAATCCCTTCCGGCGCATCCAGCCTTCGGAGCTGATTGCCACGGGTATCGCCGGCATCGACCTGAACAATACGATCGTGACGGGGCAGAAGATCCCCTTCTTCGCCGACCCCGACCAGCCCTACAACGCCGTGATGGCCAACGTGGCCCTGCGCGCCAAGGCCGACAAGATCATCCTGGGCGGCATGGGCCTTACGAACGACGACTTTCTGTACTTCAAGTCGGTCTTCGAGAACGCCGGCGCGCTCGACCGCATCGTGTCGTTCGTCAACACGACCGAGAATCCGCCCGTGGAGCGTCTGCTCGTTCCCGACATGGCGCTTACCGCCGCCGAGTACTTCGCCGTCGACAAGGGCGAGAAGGTGCTGGTGCTGCTCACGGACATGACCTTGTACGCCGATGCCCTGGCCATCGTGTCGAACCGCATGGACCAGATTCCGTCGAAGGACTCGATGCCCGGTTCGCTGTATTCGGACCTTGCGAAGATCTACGAAAAGGCCGTGCAGCTGCCCAACGGCGGTTCGATCACGATCATCGCCGTGACGACGCTTTCGGGCGGCGACATCACGCACGCCATCCCCGACAATACGGGTTACATCACCGAGGGCCAGCTGTTCCTGCGCAACGACTCCGACACGGGCAAGGTGATCGTCGACCCGTTCCGTTCGCTGTCGCGTCTGAAACAGCTCGTCATCGGCAAGAAGACCCGCGAGGACCATCCGCAGGTGATGAACGCCTGCGTGCGCCTCTACGCCGACGCGGCCAACGCCAAGACCAAGCTGGAGAACGGCTTCGACCTCTCGGACTACGACGAGCGCACCCTGAAGTTCGCCTTCGACTACTCGGAGAAACTGCTGGCCATTGATATCAATATCGAGATCAACCAGATGCTCGACACCGCATGGGGGCTTTTCGCCAAGTACTTCACCCGGGAGGAGGTCGCCATCAAGGAGGAACTTATCCAAAAATACTGGAAGGAGGCGTAA
- a CDS encoding V-type ATP synthase subunit D encodes MAIKFQYNKTSLGELGKQLKMRQKALPTIKSKESALRSEVKKAKDSASDYRRRLDALKAEYDYMVSLWGEFDCDLLRIADVDLSVQKIAGVRTPVLQEVKFEEKPYDLFSSPVWFADGVGILKRMAQLGIEFEVYNRKMELLDHARRKTTQKVNLYEKVQIPGYEDAIRKIKRFMEDEENLSKSAQKIVKTKQQAAGEGAML; translated from the coding sequence ATGGCAATCAAATTCCAATATAACAAGACCTCGCTGGGCGAACTCGGCAAACAGCTGAAAATGCGCCAGAAGGCCCTCCCTACGATCAAAAGTAAGGAGTCGGCCCTGCGCTCCGAAGTGAAGAAGGCGAAGGACTCCGCAAGCGACTACCGTCGTCGGCTCGACGCTCTGAAGGCCGAGTACGACTACATGGTGTCGCTCTGGGGAGAGTTTGATTGTGACCTCCTGCGCATTGCCGACGTCGATTTGTCGGTCCAGAAAATCGCGGGTGTGCGCACGCCCGTCCTGCAGGAAGTGAAATTCGAGGAGAAACCCTACGATCTGTTCTCCTCGCCGGTGTGGTTCGCCGACGGAGTCGGCATCCTCAAGCGCATGGCGCAGCTGGGGATCGAGTTCGAGGTCTACAACCGGAAGATGGAACTGCTGGACCATGCGCGCCGCAAAACCACTCAAAAGGTGAACTTGTACGAAAAGGTTCAGATACCCGGGTACGAGGACGCCATACGTAAGATCAAACGCTTCATGGAGGACGAGGAGAACCTCTCCAAGTCGGCCCAGAAGATCGTGAAAACCAAGCAGCAGGCCGCCGGGGAGGGCGCGATGTTATGA
- a CDS encoding V-type ATP synthase subunit I, whose product MSKYNFVLFAAQSEDFVEKLRGLGLVDITTAGWEPSEEDRQLLLDIESLAKAAEFLKNFRAGERCDAAAAPFASGEEAYAHYAAAHREAATLNAEIGRLEKAAEELRPWGAFDVEATRKLAARGIVLRYFFTQRNTFDKQLAEWSERYTVSEVSRTDATVWFVVVAKPGEEVTLDAQEMKTPTMDIREAERRIAEAEGKLRTLDAEFSRAAASEALLAQHACSLKERLQGVRVKATAQEAADGTLVVMEGWAEKETSGRVDALLEEYPNVVFLKSDPTPEDETPVKLKNRWFAHVFELVGDMYARPKYGTMDLTPFFAPFYMLFFGICLNDAGYGLILTLMGWWMLARNRKPGMMRQAAWFATLCGVSTVAFGLLCGSFFGINMSTWFPSVKFLDFQGQFFSIALVIGVVQILFGMLLNIWMTVRCFGFGRALGLLGWFIILVSCCLAMGLPMAGLAIPGFTAGSVAFYAALGVGGVLMLLLNNPKRNPLINLGAGLWDLYNNLTGLLSDVLSYIRLFAIGLSGGVLALVFNTLASGFVPEGANIVVRLLIMIPILLIGHGINLFMSTISSFVHPLRLTFVEFFKNAGFEMAPRNFDPIRKMNDTNE is encoded by the coding sequence ATGTCAAAATACAACTTTGTGCTCTTTGCGGCGCAGAGTGAGGATTTCGTCGAGAAGCTGCGCGGCCTCGGGCTGGTGGACATCACCACCGCGGGTTGGGAACCCTCCGAGGAGGACCGCCAGTTGCTGCTGGACATCGAGAGCCTTGCGAAGGCCGCGGAGTTCCTGAAGAACTTCCGCGCCGGGGAGCGCTGCGACGCTGCCGCCGCGCCGTTCGCTTCGGGCGAGGAGGCCTATGCGCATTACGCCGCCGCGCACCGCGAGGCCGCGACGCTCAACGCCGAGATCGGGCGGCTGGAAAAAGCGGCCGAGGAGCTGCGTCCCTGGGGGGCGTTCGACGTGGAGGCGACGCGGAAACTCGCCGCCCGGGGCATTGTCCTGCGCTATTTCTTCACCCAGCGCAACACCTTCGACAAGCAGTTGGCCGAGTGGTCGGAGCGCTATACGGTTTCGGAGGTCAGCCGCACCGATGCCACGGTGTGGTTCGTCGTCGTGGCCAAGCCCGGCGAGGAGGTTACGCTCGACGCGCAGGAGATGAAGACCCCGACGATGGACATTCGCGAGGCGGAGCGCCGCATCGCCGAAGCCGAAGGGAAACTCCGGACCCTCGACGCTGAATTTTCGCGTGCGGCCGCTTCGGAGGCCCTGCTCGCACAGCACGCCTGCTCGCTGAAGGAGCGTTTGCAGGGCGTGCGGGTGAAGGCTACGGCGCAGGAGGCCGCCGACGGTACGCTGGTCGTCATGGAGGGCTGGGCCGAGAAGGAGACTTCCGGTCGGGTCGACGCCCTTTTGGAGGAGTACCCCAACGTGGTCTTCCTCAAATCGGACCCCACGCCCGAGGACGAAACGCCCGTGAAGCTCAAGAACCGTTGGTTCGCGCATGTCTTCGAACTGGTGGGCGACATGTACGCCCGCCCGAAATACGGGACGATGGACCTCACGCCCTTCTTCGCTCCGTTCTACATGCTCTTTTTCGGCATCTGTCTCAACGACGCCGGCTACGGACTGATCCTGACCCTGATGGGGTGGTGGATGCTCGCCAGGAACCGAAAGCCCGGCATGATGCGTCAGGCGGCGTGGTTCGCCACGCTGTGCGGCGTGTCGACCGTCGCGTTCGGACTGCTGTGCGGCTCGTTCTTCGGCATCAACATGAGCACGTGGTTCCCCTCGGTGAAATTCCTCGATTTCCAGGGACAGTTCTTCTCCATCGCGCTGGTTATCGGCGTGGTGCAGATTCTTTTCGGCATGCTGCTCAACATCTGGATGACCGTTCGCTGTTTCGGTTTCGGCCGTGCGCTGGGACTGCTGGGGTGGTTCATCATCCTCGTCTCGTGCTGTCTGGCCATGGGCCTTCCGATGGCGGGTCTCGCCATTCCGGGCTTTACGGCCGGATCGGTGGCCTTCTATGCGGCGCTGGGCGTCGGCGGCGTGCTGATGCTGCTTCTGAACAATCCGAAGCGCAATCCGCTCATCAACCTCGGCGCGGGTTTGTGGGACCTTTACAACAACCTCACGGGACTGTTGAGCGACGTGCTGTCCTATATCCGTCTGTTCGCCATCGGGCTTTCGGGCGGTGTGCTGGCGCTGGTGTTCAACACGCTGGCGTCGGGATTCGTGCCCGAAGGCGCGAACATCGTGGTCCGGCTGCTGATTATGATTCCGATTCTGCTGATCGGTCACGGCATCAACCTTTTCATGTCGACCATCTCGTCGTTCGTGCACCCGCTGCGTCTGACGTTCGTCGAGTTTTTCAAGAACGCCGGTTTCGAAATGGCCCCGCGCAATTTCGACCCGATTCGTAAAATGAACGATACTAACGAATAA
- a CDS encoding ATP synthase subunit C, giving the protein METTALVLAYVGVALMVGLAGVASSIGTAITGQAAVGAMKKNGGAFGSYMILSALPGSQGLYGFVCFFLVQKGLTDPTMVQGAAIFGAGLLVGLVNIAASIYQAKVCANGIAAIGNGHDVMGKTLILAAFPELYAILTVAATYLIATLDGVNLF; this is encoded by the coding sequence ATGGAAACAACAGCATTGGTATTGGCTTACGTCGGCGTAGCGCTGATGGTGGGTCTGGCAGGTGTCGCTTCGTCGATCGGTACCGCAATTACGGGTCAGGCCGCAGTAGGGGCCATGAAGAAGAACGGCGGCGCTTTCGGCAGCTACATGATTCTTTCGGCGCTTCCCGGTTCGCAGGGTCTCTACGGTTTCGTCTGCTTCTTCCTGGTGCAGAAGGGTCTGACGGACCCGACGATGGTGCAGGGCGCGGCTATCTTCGGCGCCGGTCTGCTGGTCGGTCTGGTGAACATCGCCGCTTCGATCTATCAGGCAAAGGTCTGCGCCAACGGTATCGCCGCTATCGGCAACGGTCACGACGTGATGGGTAAGACGCTGATCCTCGCGGCTTTCCCCGAGCTGTACGCCATCCTGACGGTGGCCGCCACCTACCTGATCGCAACGCTCGACGGCGTGAATCTCTTCTGA
- the rnr gene encoding ribonuclease R yields MKKQKQRSENGARKTDRTSIILSMFREFPNNKFSLKHLASASGGATKEGRRETLEILGRLFEEGVVEECAREKYRLMQTHLPHYEGVADMAPSGSVYVKVEGQESDIFVNQRNAANALNGDRVEVVVMHRGRNGQLEGEITRIIERNRKPYVGVAEVGAHQIFVRADSRRMPMDIYLSKRTYPDVRDGEKVVVRIADWLPGSKSPVGELVERLGMAGNNDTEMHSILAEYELPYRFEPEIEEAAQAIDARVTAKEIAQRRDFRGVTTFTVDPADAKDFDDALSVRKIKDGVWEVGVHIADVTHYVRPHSVIDDEAVERGTSVYLVDRTVPMLPERLSNELCSLRPHETSLCFSAVFTLNENLDILEEWFGRTVIHSDRRFTYAEAQEIIETGRGDYAEEVLTLNRLAQALRKERFRNGAISFDREEVKFRLDENGKPLGVYFKEQKESNQMIEEFMLLANRRVAEFCGKRRTESGRSAERTMVYRVHDTPSEEKLDRFRQFILRFGHIFKATKGRAVAKELNKLFKQIKGTTEENAVATMAVRSMAKAYYTTDNIGHYGLAFPYYTHFTSPIRRYPDMMVHRLLARYLAGGKPADKTELEDLCARASDREVVAAEAERASIKYKMVEFMKEHIGEEFEGHISGLTEWGVYVELDETHIEGMSFLRDIEGDFFTFDEQLYEIIGRSTGIRMTLGSPVRIRVKRADLQKRQLDFELLLPGAAARRTEEPRGKGPKVRTSSRRKGR; encoded by the coding sequence ATGAAAAAACAGAAACAACGCTCCGAAAACGGAGCACGGAAGACGGACCGCACCTCGATCATATTGAGCATGTTCCGGGAATTCCCCAACAATAAGTTCTCGCTGAAGCACCTGGCTTCGGCTTCCGGAGGCGCCACGAAAGAGGGCCGCCGCGAAACGTTAGAAATCCTCGGACGCCTCTTCGAAGAGGGAGTCGTCGAGGAGTGCGCACGCGAAAAATACCGTCTGATGCAGACCCACCTGCCCCACTACGAGGGCGTGGCCGACATGGCCCCCTCGGGTTCGGTCTATGTGAAGGTCGAAGGGCAGGAGAGCGACATCTTCGTCAACCAGCGCAATGCCGCGAACGCCCTGAACGGCGACCGCGTCGAGGTCGTGGTGATGCACCGCGGCCGCAACGGACAGCTGGAGGGCGAGATCACGCGGATCATCGAACGCAACCGCAAGCCCTACGTGGGCGTGGCCGAAGTCGGGGCACACCAGATTTTCGTACGGGCCGACTCGCGCCGCATGCCGATGGACATTTATCTCTCGAAGCGCACCTATCCCGACGTGCGCGACGGCGAGAAGGTCGTGGTGCGCATCGCCGACTGGCTCCCGGGCAGCAAAAGCCCCGTGGGCGAACTGGTCGAGCGGCTGGGCATGGCGGGCAACAACGACACGGAGATGCACTCGATCCTGGCGGAATACGAGCTTCCCTACCGCTTCGAACCCGAAATCGAGGAGGCCGCCCAGGCCATCGACGCCCGCGTCACGGCCAAAGAGATCGCCCAGCGGCGCGACTTCCGGGGTGTCACGACCTTCACGGTCGACCCTGCGGACGCCAAGGACTTCGACGACGCGCTGTCGGTGCGCAAAATAAAGGACGGCGTCTGGGAAGTGGGCGTGCACATCGCCGACGTGACCCATTACGTGCGGCCCCACTCGGTGATCGACGACGAGGCCGTGGAGCGCGGCACGTCGGTCTATCTGGTGGACCGCACCGTGCCGATGCTTCCTGAACGGCTTTCGAACGAGCTGTGTTCGCTGCGCCCCCACGAGACGAGCCTCTGCTTCTCGGCGGTGTTCACGCTCAACGAAAACCTCGACATCCTCGAAGAGTGGTTCGGACGCACGGTGATCCACTCCGACCGCCGTTTCACCTACGCCGAGGCGCAGGAGATCATCGAAACGGGACGCGGCGACTACGCCGAGGAGGTGCTGACGCTCAACCGGCTGGCGCAGGCGCTGCGCAAGGAGCGCTTCAGGAACGGCGCGATCTCGTTCGACCGCGAAGAGGTGAAATTCCGCCTCGACGAGAACGGCAAACCGTTAGGCGTTTACTTCAAGGAGCAGAAGGAGTCGAACCAGATGATCGAGGAGTTCATGCTGCTGGCCAACCGCCGCGTGGCGGAGTTCTGCGGCAAACGCAGGACCGAGAGCGGCCGCTCGGCGGAGCGCACGATGGTCTACCGCGTGCACGACACCCCGAGCGAGGAGAAACTCGACCGCTTCCGGCAGTTCATCCTCCGCTTCGGGCACATCTTCAAGGCTACGAAGGGCCGCGCCGTGGCCAAGGAACTGAACAAGCTCTTCAAACAGATAAAGGGAACCACGGAGGAAAACGCCGTGGCGACGATGGCCGTGCGCTCGATGGCCAAAGCCTATTACACGACCGACAACATCGGACACTACGGTCTGGCGTTCCCCTACTACACGCACTTCACGTCGCCGATCCGCCGCTACCCCGACATGATGGTCCACCGCCTGCTGGCGCGTTACCTCGCGGGCGGCAAGCCGGCCGACAAAACGGAACTGGAAGACCTCTGCGCACGCGCTTCGGACCGCGAGGTCGTGGCCGCCGAGGCGGAACGCGCGTCGATCAAATACAAGATGGTCGAATTTATGAAAGAGCACATCGGCGAGGAGTTCGAGGGACACATCTCGGGGCTTACCGAATGGGGCGTCTACGTCGAGCTGGACGAAACCCACATCGAGGGCATGTCGTTCCTGCGCGACATCGAGGGCGACTTCTTCACCTTCGACGAGCAGCTTTACGAAATCATCGGCCGCTCGACGGGCATCCGCATGACGCTGGGCAGCCCGGTACGCATCCGCGTGAAGCGCGCCGACCTGCAGAAACGCCAGTTAGACTTCGAATTGCTGCTGCCCGGGGCCGCGGCGCGCCGTACGGAAGAGCCCCGCGGCAAAGGCCCGAAGGTGCGCACCTCGTCGCGCCGCAAAGGACGGTAG
- a CDS encoding M20 family metallopeptidase: MEPVEFRRRLHAHPELSFKEHDTAAFIEQQLDELGIEHRRIASTGVVARIKGRKTPEGDRRAAVLRADIDALPVTERNDCEWRSQNEGVMHACGHDMHAAVLFGVLKTFAEAPDFRGTLFGLFQPGEECNPGGASLVLAEKPFEGYDVRAVVGEHVEPQLEVGTLGFRAGKYMAASDELRFRVRGTGGHGAMRKQLKDPVAAGAELLTRLIALNDEECVLSIGRVEAGGATNIVPDEIYMEGTLRTFDERERGIIHRRIEIIAADIDARHGVKTEVTIGRGYPCVVNDEILVKQATALAKAEKLKVEMLPLRTTAEDFGFYCKQYPSLFYRLGVGAAAGRPHTATFFPDEAAIGVGIAYMRKLALQLLEK; this comes from the coding sequence ATGGAACCTGTCGAATTCCGCCGCCGCCTGCATGCGCACCCCGAACTGTCGTTCAAGGAACACGACACGGCGGCGTTCATCGAACAGCAGCTCGACGAACTGGGCATCGAACACCGCCGGATCGCATCGACGGGCGTCGTGGCCCGCATCAAGGGCCGCAAGACCCCCGAAGGCGACCGGCGCGCCGCGGTGCTGCGCGCCGACATCGACGCCCTGCCCGTCACGGAGCGGAACGACTGCGAGTGGAGATCGCAGAACGAGGGCGTGATGCACGCCTGCGGCCACGACATGCACGCCGCGGTGCTGTTCGGCGTGCTGAAAACCTTCGCCGAGGCGCCCGATTTCCGGGGCACGCTCTTCGGGCTGTTCCAGCCGGGCGAGGAGTGCAACCCGGGCGGAGCCTCGCTGGTGCTGGCCGAAAAGCCGTTCGAGGGCTACGACGTGCGGGCCGTCGTCGGCGAACACGTCGAACCGCAGCTGGAGGTCGGGACCCTCGGATTCCGGGCCGGAAAGTACATGGCGGCAAGCGACGAACTGCGCTTCCGCGTCCGCGGCACGGGCGGGCACGGCGCCATGCGCAAGCAGCTCAAGGACCCCGTGGCGGCCGGCGCCGAACTGCTGACGCGCCTCATCGCGCTCAACGATGAGGAGTGCGTGCTCTCGATCGGCCGCGTGGAGGCCGGGGGCGCGACGAACATCGTGCCCGACGAGATCTACATGGAGGGAACGCTGCGCACGTTCGACGAACGCGAGCGCGGCATCATCCACCGCCGCATCGAGATCATCGCCGCGGACATCGACGCCCGGCACGGCGTGAAGACCGAAGTGACGATCGGCCGCGGCTATCCGTGCGTCGTCAACGACGAGATCCTCGTGAAGCAGGCCACGGCCCTGGCCAAAGCCGAGAAGCTGAAGGTCGAGATGCTGCCCCTGCGCACCACGGCCGAGGATTTCGGGTTCTACTGCAAGCAATACCCGTCGCTGTTCTACCGGCTGGGCGTGGGCGCCGCGGCCGGACGCCCGCACACGGCGACATTCTTCCCCGACGAAGCGGCTATCGGCGTGGGCATCGCCTACATGCGGAAACTGGCCCTGCAACTCCTGGAAAAATAA
- a CDS encoding methylenetetrahydrofolate reductase, with amino-acid sequence MNVVEIINEAIASGRTRFAFELLPPLKGDGMQKIFAAVEPLMALDPAYVNITFHREGIKETEREDGSVEWHVVRRRPGTVGISAAIQNRYGVEVVPHLICGGLSKYDIEDTLIDMDFLGLHNVLALRGDKSQNEKRFMPHPQGHAHAVDLVRQIADMNRGKFIDGEVEECHHSKFSIGVAGYPEVHAEARDITSDIARLRDKVDAGAEYVITQMFFDNAKYFDFVRRCREAGITVPIIPGIKPLSTLRHLEILPETFGVKLPEELVREVKAHPDGVREVGTEWAIAQSRELMAAGVPVLHYYTMSRTTNIQKIVKAVF; translated from the coding sequence ATGAACGTCGTAGAGATCATCAACGAAGCGATCGCCTCCGGGCGCACCCGCTTCGCGTTCGAACTGCTCCCGCCGCTCAAGGGCGACGGCATGCAGAAGATATTCGCCGCCGTGGAGCCGCTGATGGCCCTCGACCCGGCTTACGTCAACATCACCTTCCACCGCGAGGGAATCAAGGAGACCGAGCGCGAGGACGGCAGCGTCGAATGGCACGTCGTGCGCCGCCGCCCCGGGACGGTGGGCATCTCGGCGGCCATCCAGAACCGCTACGGCGTGGAGGTGGTCCCGCACCTGATCTGCGGCGGACTGTCGAAATACGACATCGAGGACACGCTGATCGACATGGACTTCCTGGGCCTGCACAACGTGCTGGCGCTGCGCGGAGACAAGTCGCAGAACGAAAAGCGTTTCATGCCCCATCCGCAGGGCCACGCCCACGCCGTGGACCTCGTGCGGCAGATCGCCGACATGAACCGCGGAAAATTCATCGACGGCGAGGTCGAGGAGTGCCACCACTCGAAATTCTCGATCGGCGTGGCGGGCTATCCCGAGGTGCACGCCGAGGCGCGCGACATCACCTCGGACATCGCCCGCCTGCGCGACAAGGTCGACGCCGGGGCGGAATATGTCATCACGCAGATGTTCTTCGACAATGCCAAATACTTCGACTTCGTGCGCCGCTGCCGCGAAGCGGGGATCACCGTGCCGATCATCCCCGGCATCAAGCCCCTCTCGACGCTGCGCCACCTGGAAATACTGCCCGAAACGTTCGGCGTGAAGCTGCCCGAGGAACTCGTGCGCGAAGTCAAGGCGCATCCCGACGGCGTGCGCGAAGTGGGAACCGAGTGGGCCATCGCCCAAAGCCGCGAACTGATGGCCGCAGGCGTGCCCGTGCTGCACTACTACACGATGAGCCGCACGACGAACATACAGAAAATCGTCAAGGCGGTTTTCTGA